The Halotia branconii CENA392 region ATGCGAATCAAAACTTCGCCTGTGTCCACCGTAGGCACAGGTAAGGTATGCAAAGTCAGCTTGTCAGCATGACCGAACTCGTCCACCGCCATTGCTTTCATTTGTTGGGGAGTATTTTGCATAAATAGGTTCTCCTGCTAATTGCTTGAGTTGTTATTGAGGGGTTCAAAAGCGTAAAACTGCTGACAAAGTTTGTTTGGACAGATTGCTATTTCCTCTAAGAAGTTTTTAATTGTTTCACAAAAGAAATAACGTTTTGCACCAGATGCTTTCATCCTACAAATTCGATCCAGCATTTCCAATGCCTAAAGCTCTTTAATTCTTGCCTAATTCTCTAGCATGGATAATTTGAAGACATTCTATAATCTTGTAGGGCATTGAATGAGTCGAGGCTTTACCATGACAGTCAAAATCCCCAATTCTGAGATAGTTGTAGATCGGTGCCAAGCGCTGGCGACATTAGTGGCGCGGCACACCGAACTCAATGGCAACCGGATCTATCCAACTGCGATCGCACCATTGAGCTTTTCGCGCTCGGATGCGTCCTCTGCCATCGTCTACCAGGATTATGAACCAGGTCTGGCCATTCTCGTTCAAGGCAAGAAAGACATGGTGTTAGGGAAGGAAATGTATGCCTATGAGGCAGGGCAATGTCTTGTTGTCTCAGTCGATCTTCCCCTCGGTAGATGTATTGTTGAGGCGACACCCAATCGACCGTATTTAGGATTAAAGCTGACCCTAGATCCAATGCAACTGTGTGAAATGGTTACTCAAATGAATCTCAGTTCAGCGAAGAAAGAGAACTCTGTCCGAGGCTTGTTTGTAAGTAACGCTGATGCCACGTTGCTTGACTGTGCCCTTCGCCTTACTAAGCTTTTAGATACACCACAAGATATTCCCATGCTGGCACCAATGATCGTTCGGGAACTTTACTACCGTCTACTGATGGGGGAACAAAGTGAAGCCGTGCGCCAAATTGCTACATC contains the following coding sequences:
- a CDS encoding AraC family transcriptional regulator: MVYQDYEPGLAILVQGKKDMVLGKEMYAYEAGQCLVVSVDLPLGRCIVEATPNRPYLGLKLTLDPMQLCEMVTQMNLSSAKKENSVRGLFVSNADATLLDCALRLTKLLDTPQDIPMLAPMIVRELYYRLLMGEQSEAVRQIATSGSSMQRIALAIKQIKSKFTQPMRVEDLAKQVRMSTSSFHQHFKQVTSMSPLQYQKQLRLSEARRLMLTEGCDATSAAYQVGYESPSQFSREYSRLFGAPPMRDIKRLQSA